The genomic stretch ATAGATATAAAAGcatatttagtattatttaggGAACCAACAACATAGGTAATTCTGCCTTCTGTATCTCCACCAGAACGTATAATTGAAAAATTAGTAGAACGCCTAGACAGTGTCAACACTCCTTTAGTCTTATTGCCAGCCGAAGATGAGGAGATCACTTTGAAGTATCTATTTTGAAAGCAATGTACGTCATCTGATTTCAAATGAGACTCTTGAATAAGGGCGATGGAGACCCTTTTACATCTTAGGTAATCTAAGCATTTGGTTCGTTTAATAGGGCTACTTAGACCATTAACGTTCCATGACAATATATTTATAGCCATGTTATTGAGTAACAGCGATATCCAGACCAACCAGAATAAACAGGTGGAAGGACCATAAAATAATCCCCAGGAAAGATAGCGGTAAACGAAATATATGcatacacatacatttacatgcaaATAACGTTATTACTCTGGCTAAACTTACATGGGCGGACCTGGGCATagaacagaaaaacacaaacaagaaTAGTAGCAAAATGGGCAGTAAGCAAAGAGTTGAAACACACTCTTCTACCTGCCCACAAAGTAACGATCTTTGGATACGCGGCCAACAAGCAGTCCGGCTCGTCCGGCAACGCCTGACCCAGTCATTTTTCGGATAAAAAAATAGTCAGTCAAACCGCCTCAGTAAGGTCCTCCATGGGAACTGCAGATTCATGCTCACTATCCTCGGATTCTCGTGACACAGGCACTGAAACTCCCTTCAGAGAAGAATTTGCGATGGGATAAAGATTGCGGACGAACTTTTCAACCTCCGCCGGTGTCTCAAAAAGTGAATCGATGACTTTCACTACCGCGGGATAAagcaaaaaagactttattcccAATTGGGTTAGCTTCTTCCTCGCCAATGCCATCGATCTCCTCTTGGACGCAGTTTGATTGCTGTAGTCTGGGAAGAAGAGCAACGGAGATCCATTATGAAGAATTTGTCCAACACCTCGGGCTCCATTCAGGATCGCATTCCGATCTTGATACCGCAGCATCTTGAAGATGAATGTACAAGGGGTAGATTTTGCGCGCTCACTGCTGTATATACGGTGAGCTCTTTCGATCTCCAATACCTTGCCAGTGAGAGAGGGAATCCATTTAGGAAGGTGATTTTGTATAAATCGTAGAGGGTCATCTCATTCTACACCCTCTTTAAGTCCCACTAAACGGACATTAGACTGGCGGCTTTTGTCTTCAATTCTCGCCAACTTTTCCTGAAGTGAGTCCACTACTATCTTGATTTCCACTGTGTCTTTTTTCGCATTATGGAGAGCAGCCTACATGTTGTCAAAGTTGTTTCTTATCAGACGAACATCCTCTTCCAGGACTCCAAGTCTATCCGCGAATGGGGCGAATTCTTCCTTAAACAGTTCCCTGACGAAGCCGAGGTGCATCTTTAGCTCATCTGCAACAATGGCGCGAAGTTCCTCGAGGGTTTCACTCGAGCCCGATGCCCTCGGCGGCCCTGGAAAGCATGGCTGTCAGACTCCGCCTGAGTGATGACCCCAGAGGGGGGAAGCTCAGCAGGGTCTTCATCCTCGGACGACTCTAGCCCACCCTCCGACGCAGCTATCGACATCTGTTCCTCATCCAGAGCCCCGAATGACACAACAGGCCTGGCATAAGAGGGACCCATGCCATTACCTGGGAGCTCGACGGCACGCGACATGCAGGAGAAATGGGAGGTCCAAGGGGACTAGCTCAGCAGAAGAGCTCCCACTGTAACCCTCAGATCGCCCTGATTGCTAACCACCACGGCCTTGTGTGGTGCAGAGGGACCGGAGGGGACTCCACCCTTCACGACGAAGGAGAGTCGTGATCGCAATGTCGCCATGGTCATATTCTCACACTGAGGACATGAACCATCCACAAACACTGTTTCAGCATGCGATCACGAGACAGCGATCGTGGCTGTCAGATCAGACGAGGCCAGGAAATGACAGCATCCAGAAAGACACGGACGGAAAGgcatcttgaaaaagacactCACCGCCCGTGCTTGCTCTTTTAGGAAAACATGCTCTTTTATGCCGAAGCGCCCAGGATGGAATCGCTGCACTTATCTGTGCTTGCACTTTTAGGCGAAACACCACTGAATGCACCTTAACTGCCAGCAAGAGAAACTCCCAGAAAAAATGAGGTGAATGGCAGGGTAGTTCTAGTAGCattttgtttatcttttgttgaaagatgaagtagccaactgtattggatctgacagcagctgcatcacaaaccatAAGTAAATTCATTTAATAAttctttgtttgtaaattacatttttatatggaTGTTTCCAAAACACTTACTTGCGTACAATAGTGAGTGGGcgttgatactgtttcctatgcaatgacATTAGCTAATCATAACAGTGTctgtttactgacaagccttgAAGGAGCTGCGCCTTAAAAACTGAtgatttcagacagagggtcaaAGTGAAGGTAGAAAATAATCGTTTTtccgcatttttttttttttgttcaaaaaactttattaacattataagtgaacctcaaggaacatattaaaatgcatgtcatgaccccttttaaGACGTATTTTTGTATGTTCACATCACCCTAATTCCctcaacaaaaacccaataggatttttttattttaacaaattaaattgttagtttacccaaaaatgcaaattctgtcataatttactcaccctcatgttgttccaaacccgtaagactttagctcaggggtgcccaatcctgtttctggagatctaccttcctgcaaagttcagcttCAACCCTGaacaaacacaactgaaccaACTAATTAAATCTCTATCTTTAGGAgtacttgataattacagacaggtgtgttggagaaGTGTTGCATATGGACTccaggtagatctccaggaacaggattgggcacccctgctttagttcatcttcagagcacaaataaagatatttttaatgaaatctgagagatttctgtccctccattgacagtctgttcacccaaaatgcttaaaaacgttcataaagagatggtaaaataaatccatatgaatttagGTTCATTCTTGCTTGTTACGCAGTaattttgagcttctgcaagaaccaaaaagggtttgttctcgtgcatcaagcaagtacggttgagcttctgttgaATGAGCTCTATGTATGTTCATTGGtcaatgtttaaatgtgaagcCTATATTCATATCGCTACTGACTTTATTTCCTTGAATTTACTTTTATGAACATATTAAGTGACCCATCATGTTCAGTATGaacagaatgcatgaaatatccATGAATGGAGCTCTTGTTCATTGTAGCACAGCAGAACGGCGAGGTTTGCAGCCATATGGTTTTCATACATCACTCAATTAATGTATGAAAACCTGAAGGATACCCTCACAAGATGACAAGCATTGATGAACAACAAACAAGATGCTGATAAACTGACAGAGCATCTTCTCCTGAACATTGTGCTGTATGTCCTGCATGAGGGACGATTCAGCTCATGGAAGACCAACGTTTTTACATGAtcaatggtttaattaaattatatatgcaATAAAGTATATATAAGAAGGGAGGATTCAGAATGTGTTTTAACAGAAACATTACATGAGAAGATGATTGCTGGTTTAATACTGTTACAGAAATTCTTGAAAATGAACAATTTATACAGGCTGTCAAGCTCACTTTTTAAACAAGTAGCTTTTCTAAAATAGATTGAactttagttttatatttttttgcctgttgttgtttttacactGACTAAAGTCACACTGAAACTGTCAATCACAGACACTCAACAGGAAGTACATTAGATTCTAGTATGGCACACTTTGCTGAAGTGCTTCAGAATGAGATCATATGGTTCCTGAACGATCCGTCGTGAACTGAAGCATTGAGTTTTGAGAAATCCTTAGAGTTTTGAGAAAGCTCTTTTGTGTATAAACACTAGTCAAAAGCTTGTGGGCAGTagggtttagattttttttttaattattcttttctttcttttttttaaaagaaattaatacttttcattatggatgcattaaactgatgaaaagtgacagtaaagaaataaatgcacaatcagtgctgggtagtaactgactACGAGTAATctggattatgtaatcagattccagttagattatattacattttaaaatacttgtaatCAAACTAGAGTTAATTTTTTactgattacatgattacaagttattctcacaatggcagtaaatattcataattcattgattctccctactgctttttttatcttttaaatgttCCTTTCTATAAAAGTCTACTGCTtatatatgttcagaaggtcttcTAGCCACTGTCACTGAAAACTGAGCAAAACACAGcatttgatcactggatttacACAAATCATTTCACTTTAACAAGTCTTTTCGCAACACTGCATATCTAATCAACTCCTGACAAACAGATTATTACTTGAATCATCACTCAGCGAGTCATTTAACCGTGCATTACTGTCTCTCtggaaggcttttgtctttcaaatacattaaaaagtacaaattcacatcatttcatatttacatgcaatgcaaccccaacttttttgtcagctgaacctcAATGatctaatatattaatttacttGAAGTAAGCCCTTAGATTTTAAGttttaacaataatattaacagatacaacttttaattATGTATCaggaaatatttaaattaacattaactatttgtttctcattgttagttcaggTTAACTAATGCAGTTAACCAATGTTGGAAccttattgtgtgtgtgtgtgtgtgtgtgtgtgtatgtatatgtatatatatgtatatatatataatatatatgtatatatatataattagattaacaacaaaacaataacatttattaGACGCCAGCTCAGATTTATTAAGGCTTTTCAgttcttttgatatatatataaaacatacaaatgttGTCAGACAGCTCTGTTCTTCACTGTTAGCcaaagttgttttatttaaataatatactaTAATGGAGGCACGAACACACAGGCCTGAACACCAAACCGCCTGACATTGGCGTCTATTAATAAGAGATGAGtaacattaatatatttcaGTATTACAGGGACTGGACCATAATCTGATGATGCAGATCTATAGTTATTGTAATATGATGCATTGCCTTGACAACATGAACATTATATTGCATTGGTGAGCTCGGTCAGcgttattcatttatttatttacaggaGAGCAGACAGATAAGCAGAAGAACACTGAATCAGCATGTAGAGCTACATGAACTGCTGACCTATTTAATCTCCTAATGTTTAAAATCTGCCACGCAGGAATTAGAAACATTAGCATTGAAAtgcaaaacatgaaaattccactaaactaaaataaaagagTCAGaatcttcagaccatgtgcaATAGAAGAGCTCAAAAGTTTTGGTTCACAATTAAAATTCATCAGCACACTTGCTAAAAACCAAAGTAGCACGGCCGTTCCTTTTGTCACGGAGACTGGAATTATGACTAAAAATCACTACAACCTTCTTCACTCTCAGTCAGGTGAAGGCTAAGACAGTCTGCGGTCTGGTGCGGGTGAGCAGGGATTGGTTAGAAGCGTCACTCTTGTTTGATGTCTCCTGTCAGTCGTCTCTTCACACGGGAGTACGGACTCAGTTCATCGTCCATGATAAAGTCATAAAGCACTTTCACCCATGACGTGTAACATGGAAGATCTTTGTAGTACTCGGCTGCGATCTTCTTCACCTGGAGGAAAGAACGAGACAAGCTGTTTGCACAAAACCTTTCAAAGAAATGCTTTAGGGATTTCCATTGGCTGCGGTTCACGATCATCTGTAGCTGATGTTCTGATGTGAAAGATTAACTGCATTCTTTACATGTCTTTCAGTTTGAGCTCACGTGGGCAGACTAGTTAATCTTTCACATCAGACTAGACTAGTCCATTAGTCAATAAAACTGTTTGGCGATTCTTGTCGCATCAATTACAGATAAGAATCATATAAATACCTCCACTGAGAGCAATCTCTAAAAGATTCAgtctcaaaaaacaaacaaaaagtctccttgctgtttttttccccaacacataatcattacttttgccataAGTAAagcttatttatatttcaaggCTCATTATTGTGGTTTAGTATTTCTTTGTAATGCAGAACAATGTTAGCAATGTTACATATAATATTCTTTCTCAGCCCTGAAACTTGAACTATTTTCTGATGCCCCcagtatatatttaaagggaacctataatacccctttcacaagatgtaatataagtctctggtgtcctcagaatgtgtctgtgaagtttcaactcaaaataccccacagatcatttattatagcttgtcaaatttgaccctattttgatgtgagcaaaaacacgccgtttttgtgtgtccctttaaatgcaagtgagctgctgctcctggccccctttccagaagagggcggagctttaacagcttcggttgctcaacaacaacaaagctggaggatctcacgcagccaaaatgactaatgtcagtaacggtgttcagccttatggtgcttttccactgcgtggaACGACTCAGCTCGTCTCGGCTCGCTTACTTtcagtttgcttttccactgcagtttagtaccgcttcaaagtgggtgggattatagactgatcatTATAGTTGCGCCGCCTTTACTGCTGTGGatctagcgggtttggtgtctcgtgtttcaaatccaatgacgctggtagtAACGATTCTCTCTCatcaatcagtgatctgcagtgtttacacgtcacatttagtatcaGTTCTGTTCACTTGGAACCTCcaccgaggtggtactatttaagcgagcCGTACCAAGCCATCCCATAGAGTGGAAAAGCAACAAAAAGTGAGCCATACTAAACCTGTACCATtcagtggaaaagcaccattaccttgttcaaaccggagtcgacactgatggagagactcaggaagaagttacaacttttagaatgaaactggacgtttctgaacggttagtggataaatttatgtagttgctgtggagttgattcaactcatccactagcatgtgccgtcatgttaatcttttgtgttgaattgaccctcgtttgtgaagcagtccggcgtaaaattaCGGcatcaacaacactctactacaacaactcttcctcttctctaaagcagcccaacatggcctcaacCCCTTtattgtgtgttctcaggggcggggtttatgtaaattttagggttagtgatgtcactaacccgggacgaagctcgttgtagtccctaccagccgtttggtgtagtccttaaacagagaattctttaaaagaaaatatctccctttgcattaaactttgagtgtcgtaactttgtagatgttgtttatgctcaaacagcaacattacacactaactaaagttaaaaagagtcaaatcataatcaaccacacctttaagtaattaaattaatatcataaaATGTACAGagcatgcaagaaaaaaaattaaatcgtgcgcacgatttactatttcgttccctcgatttactaaatcctgcacacaatttactattttgtataaattttgtaacaaattagtaaatcttgcgcacgatttaacCTTCTATTTTTTCCTCCATGTTATGTCCGGGGCTCTGTATAAAAGTGCGACtagtcaactaatggcttaaacCATGGGTGTctaatcctgctcctggagggccactgttctgtagagtttagctccaacttgcctcaacctGCCTGGAAGTCTCTAGTATCCCTAGCAAGAACTTAATTAGCTGGTTTaggtgtttaattggggttggaactgaactctgcaggacagtggtttaaatgaatgactacCCATCGACTAGAAATATATTTGGTTAGGGCAGCCTTAGTAATATTCATAATAACAGGAATTAAATTCAAGGCGGCAGTCCAAAACAGTCAATCGTATGGGCAAAAGTTCATTTCAACACACTTCCTGATGACTTCCACCAATAGTTGGCTACTAGTTGGAAAAACAGATCACTGGTTGAGTCAGAGCTGCGGTGTTAGGCCGGTCGGTTTGCTCGAACAAACAATGTTTTGATAGCGCCAGTGTTACATTTTTCAGGGACATAAATCTGCAAATGTCTAGTTTGCCTTCCTATATTAAGCTGGCACAGGAGGAAGTATCCTATCATTCATTATTTCATCTTTAAGCGAACATTCGTAGAGTGTTCTACAtcttttttaattcatgaattGTTTTAGCCTGTTTTAACATGGTTGAGGAGAGTCCTTTTTAAAGACAAGACAGCAGGCCTTCAGTGCTTCTCCAACTTACTGAAGCACCAGTTTGACTTCAGATCCGCTACCTACTGGTCTATATTGACAAGGGGATTGTCACATTTGGGGGGCATCAAAAAGttttcaataattatttaactattgaaatggactgatcTGGCTTTGCAAACATGAAGTGGAATAACTCCTCTTACCATCGGCAGTCGGCATCCTGGAATGCTAGGGAAGTCATGGTGCTCGTTGTGGTACCCGACGTTGAAAGTCAGCAGGTTGAGGGATCCATAGTAAGAGTAGGTCTCATGGCCTTTGAGGAACATGTAATGCTCAGCAATGAAGTGTCCTGAGATGGGATGGAGACCCATTCCTAACAATGAGCCCATCAGCATATAGACCAAGGGCTTGGCACCCCATACCCAATAGAGGAGAGCATTGAACGCGAGCTGTACGGCAGTGTTAATGATCTCTAGTTGACTGATGGGTTTGGGGTTGATGTAGAGGGGACGGATGGCGTAGAACAGGGGCTGGAACATTATCCAGATGAGCTTGCGCAAACGGGTGCAAAAGAACCAGCCCTCGAAGTCAGTGGGGATGTCAACGTCCACGCCATCTCCACCCAAGTAGCGATGGTGGTCCAGATGGTAGCGTTTAAACGATGCCGAGTAAGGCAACCCAACGGGCAGATTGGCAAAAATGGCAAACCAGCGGTTGCATTTGGCGCGGTTGTTGCCGAAAGCGGTGTTGTGAGAGATCTCATGAATTGCTAGTGTCATTGAATGGTTTATGCAACTCCCAAATGCATATGTCCAGAACAAGACCCATTTCCAGGGCAAGTCCTTCACCAAAAAGGCGGCCAAAAACTGAACAGCAACCATCGTACAGACTATCCATTTCAGTCTGGGGTCAGGTCCCATCAGAGACTTGATCTCAGGGTATTTagctgccaaaaaaaaaaaaaagacaacaagTTGTTAAACTGAAACAGACTGATGTGGAAGATAAGTTCATTCAAATTTTGTCTATTTCCATAACAATGCAACTCGACACCAACAGGATCTGGAACAGTGGCTCGTGTGTCTCTGGTGTCTGACGTCGGCCCTTCTCGTTAATATGCTTTATATGGTAAAACCTGAAGCCTATGTAATTTGCCTAAAGCTCCCAAGAAAACACAATGCAAAACACACATTAGAATTTAAATGTGTGCAATTTTCATCCAATACATTTGATAATGCAAGCCATGACAGCTCTGAGGCGAGAGCGCTACTTTAGAGGATATTCCAGGGTTTATATGACATCAAGCAGTACGGCAGAACTGTCTTAGACATGTCTGGATCGAGCATGCTGCACTGTTAGCAATAACACAGGCTACATGTCAGCACAGGTATGCATACTGGAGGGAACATCCACCACGCAGACAAACATGAACTCGCATGAAGCTCAACATTTGAGCCAATCTCACAGTGAAGATGACGTGTTGTTTGAACAGTACTGTGTGTTGTGTGCTGTGTCATTGCTCCAGATCTCCATTAGCATCAAGACACCAATGAGCAGGAGAAATAATCACACTGAATATTTAGCCAAGTGGGTTTCACTTAAACTTATAGTAATACATTAAGTTTAATTATGCAGCTTTATTCTTAAGTCATAAATGGTGTCTGCATCTTGTGCCAGAATCTATAAGTGCTTTTGCTTGGCGCGACTTGGCTCGGTTTACACTTCAGTTTAGTACGGCTTCAAAGTCGTTAAAAACAGTGGTGCCAACAAATGATATTGCGGTGGCTGTtgctgactatttaaatctagcagGTTTGGCGTTTCGCGTCACAAATCTAATGACGCTGgaagtgacgattctctctgatCTGATCTGCAGTACTTACACGTCACATTTTAGTATCGGTACGGCTCTCTTGGAACCTCAACCGAGGTGGTACTAAAAAAGTTCCAGGTACTAGGTACTGTTCACAGTGGAAACCCCCCCAAAAGTGAGCCGTACCGATCCgaaccatgcagtggaaaagagCCATGTGTGAACTAAAAGCATGAATAGGGTACAACGGAGCAAAAGGCGCAGTTTGATTTTATTCTCCTTTAAAACACTAGATGGTGCAAAAACATCCTCGTTTCCCTTTGCATGAGGAAATTGGCCTGATTATTGACTCAATTCTGGGCAGTAACGCAAAGTTCAATCTGCGataattttatgtaatatttaatgtttttttccaatatatatatatatatatatatatatatatattatatatatatatatgtgtgtgggtGTAGTTTATcgcattatatatatagtttttccAAGATGGCGCTGATGTTTGAGGCATGCCGTCTGGCGTCTCTGCTCATTTTTGTTATATCTGTGTTCAGTCTTTCAGAGAGATTATTGAAAACTTCATTTGAAAACTTCTTTCTGTCCTAATGATATTCTTCCTCCTCGTTTTTTGAAACAAATTTTTGATTTAGTTGGGCCTTTTCTGAATAAATGCTTATGTTCAGGGACTATCCCTGATAGCCTTAAAGAAGCTACTGTCACACCTCAACCTTCACTTGATGATagtgatttcaatcattttCGACCTCTCGACTCTTCCTTTTCTTACTAAAGCTTtggaaaaaactgtttttattcaaCTTCAGTCTTTCCTTAGctc from Ctenopharyngodon idella isolate HZGC_01 chromosome 13, HZGC01, whole genome shotgun sequence encodes the following:
- the degs1 gene encoding sphingolipid delta(4)-desaturase DES1; translated protein: MGNRVVREDFEWVYTDQPHADRRKEILAKYPEIKSLMGPDPRLKWIVCTMVAVQFLAAFLVKDLPWKWVLFWTYAFGSCINHSMTLAIHEISHNTAFGNNRAKCNRWFAIFANLPVGLPYSASFKRYHLDHHRYLGGDGVDVDIPTDFEGWFFCTRLRKLIWIMFQPLFYAIRPLYINPKPISQLEIINTAVQLAFNALLYWVWGAKPLVYMLMGSLLGMGLHPISGHFIAEHYMFLKGHETYSYYGSLNLLTFNVGYHNEHHDFPSIPGCRLPMVKKIAAEYYKDLPCYTSWVKVLYDFIMDDELSPYSRVKRRLTGDIKQE